From Canis lupus baileyi chromosome Y, mCanLup2.hap1, whole genome shotgun sequence, one genomic window encodes:
- the LOC140629143 gene encoding cytokine receptor-like factor 2 isoform X1 yields the protein MRTVLLPWASAAVFLLATVTVSGDEALEGVLQLQMINFNFEAVQVTWNASQYSGTNLTFLYKLTSDETDSQCSNYILQQSRTAGCLLEAKEDEILCFSIWNGTRLLLNKCQWISAYLKPSSPKDLNFQWHQEAITVTCSDLPYKRLLYEIQYKSMFDTEWQSKEGETCNVTTDGLDAEKCYFFRARVKTMESSYGPDTYPSDWSEVIHQQKGELRDSCQEKKLFPKFILVSGMVALLTVSLLLLSLWKVRRVKKLLMPSVPDPKFTFPGLFESHQGNFQEWIKDTQNVVPLNKMEGAEHDCGPEEALIVHLATAEAEMPILTTGPSCPQTEEEEASGDPSQLPGRPLQGGGGGERVSLGGFTFVMSDNSYVML from the exons ATGAGGACGGTGCTTCTGCCTTGGGCGTCTGCCGCCGTCTTCCTGCTGGCCACTGTGACGGTTTCGGGGGACGAGGCACTGG AAGGAGTATTGCAGCTTCAGATGATCAACTTTAATTTTGAAGCTGTGCAGGTTACATGGAATGCAAGCCAATACTCGGGGACAAATTTGACTTTCCTCTACAA GTTAACCAGTGACGAGACTGATAGCCAATGCTCCAACTATATTCTTCAACAAAGTCGCACTGCTGGATGCCTCCTGGAGGCAAAAGAAGATGAAATTCTGTGCTTTTCCATCTGGAATGGAACACGTCTCCTTCTCAACAAATGTCAGTGGATCAGTGCTTACT TGAAACCCAGCTCCCCAAAAGACTTGAACTTCCAGTGGCATCAGGAAGCCATTACAGTGACCTGTTCTGATCTGCCCTACAAGCGTCTCCTCTATGAAATCCAGTACAAGAGTATGTTCGACACTGAGTGGCAG tccaAGGAGGGAGAAACCTGCAATGTTACGACAGATGGCTTGGATGCTGAGAAATGTTATTTCTTCCGGGCCAGAGTGAAAACAATGGAGTCCAGCTATGGCCCCGACACATACCCAAGTGACTGGTCAGAGGTGATACACCAGCAAAAGGGGGAGCTGAGAG aTTCGTGCCAGGAGAAAAAacttttccccaaatttattttagtttctggcATGGTTGCGTTGCTGACAGTGTCCCTTCTTCTTCTGTCTTTATGGAAAGTACGGAG AGTCAAGAAGCTCCTCATGCCCAGCGTGCCCGATCCCAAATTCACCTTCCCTGGGCTCTTTGAATCCCACCAGGGTAACTTCCAG GAGTGGATCAAGGACACCCAGAACGTGGTCCCCTTGAATAAGATGGAGGGTGCGGAGCACGATTGCGGCCCGGAAGAGGCTCTCATCGTCCACCTGGCCACGGCTGAGGCCGAGATGCCCATCCTGACGACCGGCCCGTCGTGTCCGCAGACCGAGGAGGAAGAGGCCTCCGGGGACCCCAGCCAGCTTCCTGGCCGGCCCCTGCAAGGCGGCGGTGGCGGCGAGAGGGTCTCTCTTGGTGGCTTCACGTTCGTGATGAGTGACAACTCATACGTCATGTTATGA
- the LOC140629143 gene encoding cytokine receptor-like factor 2 isoform X2, whose translation MKSHGPCARSVVGLPKNEDGASALGVCRRLPAGHCDGFGGRGTGLTSDETDSQCSNYILQQSRTAGCLLEAKEDEILCFSIWNGTRLLLNKCQWISAYLKPSSPKDLNFQWHQEAITVTCSDLPYKRLLYEIQYKSMFDTEWQSKEGETCNVTTDGLDAEKCYFFRARVKTMESSYGPDTYPSDWSEVIHQQKGELRDSCQEKKLFPKFILVSGMVALLTVSLLLLSLWKVRRVKKLLMPSVPDPKFTFPGLFESHQGNFQEWIKDTQNVVPLNKMEGAEHDCGPEEALIVHLATAEAEMPILTTGPSCPQTEEEEASGDPSQLPGRPLQGGGGGERVSLGGFTFVMSDNSYVML comes from the exons ATGAAGTCACACGGACCTTGTGCTCGCTCTGTTGTGGGTCTCCCCAAGAATGAGGACGGTGCTTCTGCCTTGGGCGTCTGCCGCCGTCTTCCTGCTGGCCACTGTGACGGTTTCGGGGGACGAGGCACTGG GTTAACCAGTGACGAGACTGATAGCCAATGCTCCAACTATATTCTTCAACAAAGTCGCACTGCTGGATGCCTCCTGGAGGCAAAAGAAGATGAAATTCTGTGCTTTTCCATCTGGAATGGAACACGTCTCCTTCTCAACAAATGTCAGTGGATCAGTGCTTACT TGAAACCCAGCTCCCCAAAAGACTTGAACTTCCAGTGGCATCAGGAAGCCATTACAGTGACCTGTTCTGATCTGCCCTACAAGCGTCTCCTCTATGAAATCCAGTACAAGAGTATGTTCGACACTGAGTGGCAG tccaAGGAGGGAGAAACCTGCAATGTTACGACAGATGGCTTGGATGCTGAGAAATGTTATTTCTTCCGGGCCAGAGTGAAAACAATGGAGTCCAGCTATGGCCCCGACACATACCCAAGTGACTGGTCAGAGGTGATACACCAGCAAAAGGGGGAGCTGAGAG aTTCGTGCCAGGAGAAAAAacttttccccaaatttattttagtttctggcATGGTTGCGTTGCTGACAGTGTCCCTTCTTCTTCTGTCTTTATGGAAAGTACGGAG AGTCAAGAAGCTCCTCATGCCCAGCGTGCCCGATCCCAAATTCACCTTCCCTGGGCTCTTTGAATCCCACCAGGGTAACTTCCAG GAGTGGATCAAGGACACCCAGAACGTGGTCCCCTTGAATAAGATGGAGGGTGCGGAGCACGATTGCGGCCCGGAAGAGGCTCTCATCGTCCACCTGGCCACGGCTGAGGCCGAGATGCCCATCCTGACGACCGGCCCGTCGTGTCCGCAGACCGAGGAGGAAGAGGCCTCCGGGGACCCCAGCCAGCTTCCTGGCCGGCCCCTGCAAGGCGGCGGTGGCGGCGAGAGGGTCTCTCTTGGTGGCTTCACGTTCGTGATGAGTGACAACTCATACGTCATGTTATGA